A region of Streptomyces deccanensis DNA encodes the following proteins:
- a CDS encoding SigE family RNA polymerase sigma factor — MGTVVDDAASVEFHAFFERHYAELSRLAHLLTGEADAADDLAADALLAMWHRWDRVRAADHPVAYARGVVANLARTRIRSAVRERRRITLFWSQREEKTENPDVPGVVDVQSALRRLPFRKRACVVLRHAFDLSEKDTALALGVSVGTVKSQTSKGMAELQKLLGTEDTPQRMHAGIAGGGVTKPRVTRAGVTGTGGRDR, encoded by the coding sequence GTGGGCACTGTCGTCGACGACGCAGCCTCCGTGGAGTTCCACGCCTTCTTCGAACGGCACTATGCCGAACTGTCACGTCTGGCACACCTGTTGACGGGCGAGGCGGACGCCGCCGACGACCTGGCCGCGGACGCGCTGCTCGCGATGTGGCACCGCTGGGACCGCGTCCGTGCGGCGGACCATCCGGTGGCGTACGCCCGTGGCGTCGTCGCCAATCTGGCCCGCACCCGGATCCGCAGCGCGGTCCGTGAGCGCCGCAGGATCACGCTGTTCTGGTCGCAGCGCGAGGAGAAGACCGAGAATCCCGATGTGCCCGGCGTGGTCGACGTCCAGTCGGCGCTGCGCCGGCTGCCGTTCCGCAAGCGGGCCTGTGTGGTCCTGCGCCACGCCTTCGACCTCTCGGAGAAGGACACGGCGCTCGCCCTCGGCGTCTCGGTCGGTACGGTGAAGAGCCAGACGTCCAAGGGGATGGCCGAGTTGCAGAAGCTGCTCGGCACAGAGGACACGCCGCAGCGGATGCACGCGGGCATCGCGGGCGGGGGCGTCACGAAACCGCGCGTGACCCGCGCGGGCGTGACCGGCACCGGAGGAAGGGACCGATGA
- a CDS encoding IclR family transcriptional regulator yields MSAVETGGGAQVKSAVRTVELLEYFAGRPGMHSLAAVQEAVGYPKSSLYMLLRTLVELGWVETDATGTRYGIGVRALLVGTSYIDGDEVVALARPTLDRLSDDTTETIHLARLDGTNVVYLATRQSQHYLRPFTRVGRRLPAHSTSLGKALLATHTDEQVRKMLPETLPALTEHTITDREQLIEELRQIREQGFSVDREENTLGLRCFGVAIPYRTPARDAISCSVPVARLTPAHEQLVKDALFDARDRLTLATRRL; encoded by the coding sequence ATGTCGGCAGTGGAGACGGGCGGCGGGGCACAGGTCAAATCGGCGGTAAGGACCGTTGAGCTGCTCGAATACTTCGCCGGGCGCCCCGGTATGCATTCCCTGGCGGCGGTCCAGGAAGCCGTCGGATATCCCAAGTCCAGTCTCTACATGTTGCTGCGCACCCTGGTGGAGCTGGGCTGGGTGGAGACCGACGCGACGGGCACCCGCTACGGCATCGGCGTCCGCGCGCTGCTCGTCGGCACGTCCTACATCGACGGTGACGAGGTGGTGGCGCTGGCCCGGCCGACGCTGGACCGGCTGTCGGACGACACCACGGAGACGATCCACCTGGCCCGCCTCGACGGCACCAACGTCGTCTATCTGGCCACCCGCCAGTCGCAGCACTATCTGCGCCCCTTCACCCGCGTCGGCCGCCGGCTGCCCGCCCACTCCACCTCGCTCGGCAAGGCGCTGCTGGCCACCCACACCGACGAGCAGGTCCGCAAGATGCTCCCGGAGACCCTGCCGGCGCTGACCGAGCACACGATCACCGACCGGGAGCAGCTCATCGAGGAGCTGCGGCAGATCCGTGAGCAGGGGTTCTCGGTGGACCGCGAGGAGAACACGCTCGGGCTGCGCTGCTTCGGGGTGGCGATCCCCTACCGCACCCCGGCCCGCGACGCGATCAGCTGCTCCGTCCCGGTGGCCCGGCTGACCCCGGCGCACGAGCAGTTGGTCAAGGACGCCCTCTTCGACGCCCGCGACCGGCTGACGCTGGCGACCCGCAGACTCTGA
- a CDS encoding aldehyde dehydrogenase (NADP(+)): protein MAAAPVWSVDPRNGKQREQVAVEATAQEVDAAVRAAHAARASLADRTVRAAFLRTAADQLQAAKDQLVEVADAETALGPVRLTGELARTCYQLRAFADIVDEGAFLDVVINHPDDTATPPIPDLRRYKVPLGVVAVYSASNFPFAFSVPGGDTASALAAGCPVVVKAHPDHPALSELVAIVLRRAAAEHGIPEGVLGLVHGFEAGVELVKHPLVTAAGFTGSVRGGRALFDAAAARPVPIPFHGELGSLNPVLITEAAAAERAETIGTGLAGSMTLGVGQFCVKPGLVLAPAGDAGDRLLKSLTDAVSDVDSGVLLDHRMRDNFLAGVAERAELPDVESPVTAGAGGEHTVSPGFLTVPAEKLAVEGEHDLLLEECFGPLTVVARYEDEDEAKSVLSRLPGNLTATVHVSGEEAAEGGRGPELLAELTPLAGRVLVNGWPTGVAVAAAQHHGGPYPATTSTSTSVGGTAIERWLRPVAYQGAPAALLPPELRDENPLGLPRRFNGVLER, encoded by the coding sequence GTGGCAGCAGCACCAGTCTGGAGTGTCGACCCCCGTAACGGGAAGCAGCGCGAGCAGGTTGCGGTGGAGGCCACAGCCCAGGAGGTGGACGCCGCCGTCCGCGCGGCGCACGCCGCCCGCGCCTCCCTGGCCGACCGCACCGTCCGCGCGGCCTTCCTGCGCACCGCCGCCGACCAGCTCCAGGCGGCCAAGGACCAGCTCGTCGAGGTCGCCGACGCCGAGACCGCGCTCGGCCCGGTCCGCCTCACCGGCGAACTCGCCCGCACCTGCTACCAGCTGCGGGCCTTCGCCGACATCGTCGACGAGGGCGCCTTCCTCGACGTGGTGATCAACCACCCCGACGACACCGCCACCCCGCCCATCCCGGACCTGCGCCGCTACAAGGTCCCGCTCGGCGTGGTGGCCGTCTACTCGGCCTCCAACTTCCCCTTCGCCTTCTCCGTCCCCGGCGGCGACACGGCGAGCGCGCTGGCCGCCGGCTGCCCGGTCGTCGTCAAGGCCCACCCCGACCACCCGGCGCTGTCCGAGCTGGTCGCGATCGTGCTGCGCCGGGCCGCCGCCGAGCACGGCATCCCCGAGGGCGTCCTCGGCCTCGTGCACGGCTTCGAGGCGGGCGTCGAGCTGGTCAAGCACCCGCTCGTCACCGCGGCCGGCTTCACCGGTTCGGTACGCGGCGGCCGTGCCCTCTTCGACGCGGCGGCCGCGCGCCCCGTGCCGATCCCGTTCCACGGCGAGCTGGGCTCCCTGAACCCCGTCCTCATCACCGAGGCCGCCGCCGCCGAGCGCGCCGAGACGATCGGCACCGGGCTCGCCGGGTCGATGACGCTCGGTGTCGGCCAGTTCTGCGTGAAGCCCGGCCTGGTGCTGGCGCCCGCCGGTGACGCCGGTGACCGGCTGCTCAAGTCGCTCACCGACGCCGTCAGCGACGTCGACTCCGGGGTCCTGCTGGACCACCGGATGCGGGACAACTTCCTCGCCGGTGTCGCCGAGCGCGCCGAACTGCCGGACGTGGAGTCGCCGGTGACCGCCGGCGCGGGCGGCGAGCACACGGTCAGCCCCGGGTTCCTGACCGTCCCCGCGGAGAAGCTGGCCGTCGAGGGCGAGCACGACCTGCTCCTGGAGGAGTGCTTCGGCCCGCTCACCGTCGTGGCCCGCTACGAGGACGAGGACGAGGCCAAGTCGGTGCTGTCCCGGCTGCCCGGCAACCTCACCGCCACGGTGCACGTGTCGGGCGAGGAGGCCGCCGAGGGCGGGCGCGGACCGGAGCTGCTGGCCGAGCTGACGCCGCTGGCCGGGCGCGTGCTCGTCAACGGATGGCCGACGGGGGTGGCCGTGGCGGCCGCCCAGCACCACGGTGGGCCCTACCCGGCCACGACGTCGACGTCCACCTCGGTGGGCGGGACGGCGATCGAGCGGTGGCTGCGGCCGGTCGCCTACCAGGGGGCGCCCGCGGCGCTGCTTCCGCCGGAGCTGCGGGACGAGAATCCGCTGGGGCTGCCCCGTCGGTTCAACGGGGTCTTGGAGCGGTAG
- a CDS encoding RNA polymerase sigma factor: MVVPVEPTLEQPSIDVELHRRLVYGDESALREAYAAYGGLVRRVAVRVTRSPAAAEDVAQEVFAQLWSRPYGFDARRGSLRTWLSMVAHRRAVDWVRGEARHRKDVRADDSALHAIPDAGPDPAEALVDRERSLLLHTALAELPRPQREVVHLAYFAGRTYRQAAVELGIPEGTAKTRLRSALRKLAESLADPPDPAAARGA; the protein is encoded by the coding sequence GTGGTGGTGCCGGTGGAGCCGACGCTCGAACAGCCGTCCATCGATGTGGAGTTGCATCGGCGGCTGGTGTACGGGGACGAGTCCGCGCTGCGTGAAGCGTACGCGGCGTACGGAGGGCTCGTCCGGCGGGTGGCCGTCCGGGTCACCCGCAGCCCGGCGGCCGCCGAGGACGTGGCGCAGGAGGTCTTCGCCCAGCTGTGGAGCAGGCCGTACGGCTTCGACGCGCGCCGGGGCTCGCTGCGCACCTGGCTGTCCATGGTGGCCCACCGGCGGGCCGTGGACTGGGTGCGCGGCGAGGCCCGGCACCGCAAGGACGTCCGCGCGGACGACTCGGCGCTGCACGCCATCCCCGACGCGGGCCCCGACCCCGCCGAGGCGCTCGTCGACCGCGAGCGCTCCCTTCTGCTGCACACCGCCCTCGCCGAACTCCCGCGCCCCCAGCGGGAGGTGGTCCACCTCGCCTACTTCGCGGGCCGCACCTACCGCCAGGCCGCCGTCGAACTCGGCATACCCGAGGGCACCGCGAAGACCCGCCTCCGCTCGGCGCTGCGCAAACTGGCGGAGTCCCTCGCGGACCCACCGGACCCGGCAGCGGCGAGGGGCGCGTGA
- a CDS encoding peptidoglycan D,D-transpeptidase FtsI family protein: MNKTIRRSAVFSLLLVLALLVRATWVQFYEGTALADDQDNRRNAIRTYADPLGNIIVAGDSITGSARTKSGDLAYKRTYKDGELYAAVTGYASQAYAPTQLEGIYQDLLDGTDLRLKTVMDTVTGQRADPGNVITTIDPAVQKAAFDALGDNKGAAVAIDPTTGKILAVVSTPSYDPSSLTGAGTAGNAWKKLNADPDKPLTNRALRQPLPPGSTFKLVVAAAALEDGLYGSVDERTVSPDPYTLPDTETELSNENPSAPCENATIRTALQYSCNNVFAKMAVDLGQDKVRETAERFGFNDEAQDVPVRAYESVYPSDMNKSSTALTGIGQYDVTATPLQMAMVSAAIANGGKLVSPHMVSQITDSGGDVLEDYDSEAGTEEIMSADTAEQLQSAMRTVVEDGTGTNARISGATVGGKTGTAQHGENNSKTPYAWFTSYAKADGKEVAVAVVVEQSNAARSEVSGNGLAAPVAKAVMEAALKN; encoded by the coding sequence ATGAACAAGACGATCAGGCGCTCCGCCGTCTTCTCCCTGCTGCTCGTGCTCGCCCTGTTGGTCAGGGCGACATGGGTGCAGTTCTACGAGGGCACGGCGCTCGCGGACGACCAGGACAACCGGCGCAACGCGATTCGGACGTACGCCGACCCGCTCGGGAACATCATCGTGGCCGGGGATTCGATCACCGGCTCGGCCCGTACCAAGAGCGGCGACCTCGCGTACAAGCGCACGTACAAGGACGGCGAGCTGTACGCGGCGGTCACCGGATACGCCTCGCAGGCCTACGCGCCCACCCAGCTGGAGGGCATTTACCAGGACCTGCTCGACGGCACCGACCTGCGGCTGAAGACCGTGATGGACACGGTCACCGGGCAGCGGGCCGATCCGGGCAATGTGATCACCACGATCGATCCGGCCGTGCAGAAGGCCGCGTTCGACGCGCTGGGCGACAACAAGGGCGCGGCCGTCGCGATCGACCCGACGACGGGGAAGATCCTCGCGGTGGTGTCGACGCCGTCGTACGACCCGTCCTCGCTCACCGGCGCGGGCACCGCCGGAAATGCCTGGAAGAAGCTCAACGCGGACCCGGACAAGCCGCTGACCAACCGGGCGCTGCGCCAGCCGCTGCCGCCGGGGTCGACGTTCAAGCTGGTCGTGGCGGCGGCCGCGCTGGAGGACGGGCTGTACGGGTCGGTGGACGAGAGGACCGTCAGCCCGGACCCGTACACGCTGCCGGACACCGAGACCGAGCTGTCCAACGAGAACCCGAGCGCGCCCTGCGAGAACGCCACGATCCGTACGGCGCTGCAGTACTCGTGCAACAACGTCTTCGCGAAGATGGCCGTCGACCTCGGGCAGGACAAGGTGCGGGAGACGGCCGAGAGGTTCGGCTTCAACGACGAGGCGCAGGACGTGCCGGTGCGGGCGTACGAGAGTGTCTATCCGTCGGACATGAACAAGTCCTCCACGGCCCTGACGGGCATCGGCCAGTACGACGTCACCGCGACGCCGCTCCAGATGGCGATGGTGTCGGCGGCGATAGCCAACGGCGGCAAGCTGGTCTCACCGCACATGGTGTCGCAGATCACCGACAGCGGTGGCGATGTCCTGGAGGACTACGACTCGGAGGCCGGGACCGAGGAGATCATGAGCGCGGACACGGCCGAGCAGCTCCAGTCGGCGATGCGCACGGTCGTGGAGGACGGCACCGGCACGAACGCGCGGATCAGCGGGGCGACGGTGGGCGGCAAGACCGGTACGGCCCAGCACGGCGAGAACAACAGCAAGACGCCTTACGCCTGGTTCACGTCGTACGCGAAGGCCGACGGCAAGGAGGTCGCCGTCGCGGTCGTCGTCGAGCAGTCGAACGCCGCGCGGTCGGAGGTCAGCGGCAACGGGCTGGCGGCGCCGGTGGCCAAGGCGGTCATGGAGGCCGCGCTGAAGAACTGA
- a CDS encoding aminotransferase class V-fold PLP-dependent enzyme encodes METFESLVRAEFVPKNTYLNTASTGLLPVRAVDAMKAAVESVAAGRPQDMFADVEAARAAFGRITGVPDRRVAAGASVAVYSGLIAAALPAGAEVLTAEGEFASLVNPFHVRGDLKVRQVPLERVAESVRPGTALVAVSAAQSADGRIADLDAIRAAARERGARTFVDASQSAGWLPIEADAYDYVVAVAFKWLLCPRGVTFLVVPEDLGGLTPVFAGWVAGEEPWDSCYGPVEELARSARRFDESPSLFSYAGARRSLALIEELGVARVRDHDLALAERFRAGLAALGHEPVPAPGSAIVSVPGLGRRQAELSRAGVEVSDRAGHLRAAFHLYNTPADVDRLLDVLSG; translated from the coding sequence ATGGAAACCTTCGAGAGCCTCGTTCGTGCCGAGTTCGTCCCGAAGAACACCTATCTGAACACCGCCAGCACCGGCCTGCTGCCCGTCAGGGCGGTCGACGCGATGAAGGCGGCCGTGGAGTCCGTGGCGGCCGGGCGGCCGCAGGACATGTTCGCCGACGTGGAGGCCGCGCGCGCCGCATTCGGCAGGATCACCGGGGTGCCGGACCGTCGCGTGGCGGCCGGCGCCTCGGTCGCCGTCTACAGCGGGCTGATCGCCGCCGCGCTCCCGGCGGGAGCCGAGGTGCTGACCGCCGAGGGCGAGTTCGCGTCCCTCGTGAACCCCTTCCACGTGCGCGGCGACCTCAAGGTGCGCCAGGTGCCGTTGGAGCGCGTCGCCGAGTCGGTGCGGCCCGGCACCGCCCTCGTCGCGGTGAGCGCCGCGCAGTCCGCCGACGGCCGGATCGCCGACCTGGACGCGATCCGCGCGGCGGCCCGGGAGCGGGGAGCGCGTACGTTCGTCGACGCGTCGCAGTCCGCCGGCTGGCTGCCGATCGAGGCGGACGCGTACGACTACGTCGTCGCCGTCGCCTTCAAATGGCTGCTGTGCCCGCGCGGAGTCACCTTCCTCGTCGTCCCCGAGGACCTCGGCGGGCTCACCCCCGTCTTCGCCGGCTGGGTCGCGGGGGAGGAGCCGTGGGACAGCTGCTACGGCCCGGTCGAGGAACTCGCCCGCTCCGCACGCCGGTTCGACGAGAGCCCCAGCCTGTTCTCCTACGCCGGCGCCCGCCGCTCCCTCGCGCTGATCGAGGAGCTGGGCGTGGCACGGGTACGGGACCACGACCTCGCGCTCGCCGAACGGTTCCGCGCGGGTCTCGCCGCGCTCGGCCACGAGCCGGTGCCGGCCCCCGGGTCGGCGATCGTGTCGGTGCCCGGACTCGGGCGGCGGCAGGCGGAATTGAGCCGCGCGGGGGTCGAGGTCTCCGATCGCGCGGGTCATCTGCGGGCCGCCTTCCACCTGTACAACACACCGGCGGACGTCGACCGGCTTCTGGACGTCCTGTCCGGCTGA
- a CDS encoding NCS2 family permease, which produces MSDAQQVADRPAAEPPGANSVDRFFKITARGSTFAREIRGGFATFFTMAYILVLNPIILGSAKDKYGHTLDGAELVTATALVAAVMTIIMGVGGNLPLALAAGLGLNAVVAFQIAPLMSWSDAMGLVVLEGLLICVLVVTGLREAVMHAIPQALKQAISVGIGLFIAFIGFVDAGFVSRIPDIANTTVPVQLGATGSLSGWPILVFCLGVLLTIGLLARKVKGAILISILTMTVVAIVINSVADIKSWGLTTPKVPDDIVAAPEFGLIGDFSLFGSFGETTVITVVLLIFTLLLSDFFDTMGTVVGITAEAGLLDEEGKVPNLGRVLLIDGAAAVAGGAASSSSATSYIESAAGVGEGARTGFSNLITGGLFAVALFLTPLLTIVPMQAAAPALVAVGFLMMTQVKNIDWDRYDIAIPAFLTIAVMPFTYSITNGIGAGFLAFVLIKTVLGKAKEIHWLLWATSALFLVYFAINPIQQLFGVR; this is translated from the coding sequence ATGTCCGACGCACAGCAGGTGGCCGACCGGCCCGCAGCCGAGCCACCCGGGGCGAACAGCGTCGATCGCTTCTTCAAGATCACCGCTCGGGGGTCCACCTTCGCCCGTGAGATACGCGGCGGCTTCGCCACGTTCTTCACGATGGCGTACATCCTTGTCCTGAATCCCATCATCCTCGGCAGCGCGAAGGACAAGTACGGCCACACCCTCGACGGCGCCGAACTCGTCACCGCCACCGCCCTCGTGGCCGCCGTGATGACGATCATCATGGGCGTCGGAGGAAACCTTCCTCTCGCGCTCGCCGCGGGCCTCGGTCTCAACGCGGTCGTCGCCTTCCAGATAGCCCCGCTGATGAGCTGGTCCGACGCGATGGGCCTGGTCGTCCTCGAAGGCCTGCTGATCTGCGTCCTGGTGGTCACCGGCCTGCGCGAGGCCGTCATGCACGCGATACCGCAGGCGCTGAAGCAGGCGATCAGCGTCGGCATCGGCCTGTTCATCGCCTTCATCGGCTTCGTCGACGCCGGCTTCGTCAGCCGCATACCGGACATCGCCAACACCACCGTCCCGGTGCAGCTCGGCGCCACCGGTTCGCTGTCCGGCTGGCCGATCCTGGTCTTCTGCCTCGGTGTCCTGCTGACCATCGGCCTGCTCGCCCGCAAGGTGAAGGGCGCGATCCTCATCAGCATCCTGACGATGACGGTCGTTGCGATCGTGATCAACTCGGTGGCCGACATCAAGAGCTGGGGCCTGACCACCCCGAAGGTCCCCGACGACATCGTCGCCGCCCCCGAGTTCGGACTGATCGGCGACTTCAGCCTCTTCGGCTCGTTCGGCGAGACCACCGTCATCACGGTCGTCCTGCTGATCTTCACCCTGCTGCTCTCGGACTTCTTCGACACCATGGGCACCGTCGTCGGCATCACCGCCGAGGCGGGCCTGCTCGACGAGGAGGGCAAGGTCCCGAACCTCGGCCGGGTCCTCCTCATCGACGGCGCGGCGGCCGTCGCGGGCGGCGCGGCCTCCTCGTCCTCCGCGACCTCCTACATCGAGTCCGCGGCCGGCGTCGGAGAGGGCGCCCGCACCGGGTTCTCCAACCTGATCACCGGCGGCCTCTTCGCGGTGGCGCTCTTCCTCACCCCGCTGCTCACCATCGTCCCCATGCAGGCCGCCGCGCCCGCGCTCGTCGCCGTCGGCTTCCTGATGATGACCCAGGTCAAGAACATCGACTGGGACCGGTACGACATCGCCATCCCGGCGTTCCTCACCATCGCCGTGATGCCGTTCACCTACTCCATCACCAACGGCATCGGCGCCGGCTTCCTCGCCTTCGTCCTGATCAAGACGGTCCTCGGCAAGGCGAAGGAGATCCACTGGCTGCTGTGGGCCACCTCGGCGCTGTTCCTGGTGTACTTCGCGATCAACCCGATCCAGCAGCTCTTCGGGGTCAGGTAG
- a CDS encoding DsbA family oxidoreductase, translating into MRVEIWSDIACPWCYVGKARFEKALAAFPHRDGVEVVHRSFELDPGRAKDDIQPVLTMLTKKYGMSEAQAQAGEHNLREQAAAEGLAYRAEGRDHGSTFDMHRLIHFAKDQGRQSELLQAFYRANFAEERSVYADADDYLIELAVEAGLDEEAARKVLADPDAYADAVRADEREAAALGANGVPFFVLDRKYGVSGAQPAEVFEKALTQAWGERPAPLKVVAADGAEACGPDGCAVPQ; encoded by the coding sequence ATGCGCGTCGAGATCTGGAGCGACATCGCCTGCCCCTGGTGCTACGTGGGCAAGGCCCGCTTCGAGAAGGCGCTCGCCGCCTTCCCGCACCGCGACGGCGTCGAGGTGGTGCACCGCTCCTTCGAGCTCGACCCGGGCCGCGCCAAGGACGACATCCAGCCCGTGCTCACCATGCTGACCAAGAAGTACGGCATGAGCGAGGCGCAGGCCCAGGCCGGTGAGCACAACCTCCGGGAGCAGGCGGCGGCCGAGGGCCTCGCCTACCGGGCGGAGGGCCGTGACCACGGCAGCACCTTCGACATGCACCGCCTGATCCACTTCGCCAAGGACCAGGGCCGGCAGAGCGAACTGCTCCAGGCCTTCTACCGGGCGAACTTCGCCGAGGAGCGGTCCGTGTACGCCGACGCGGACGACTACCTGATCGAGCTGGCCGTCGAGGCGGGGCTCGACGAGGAGGCCGCGCGCAAGGTGCTGGCCGACCCGGACGCGTACGCGGACGCCGTCCGCGCGGACGAGCGCGAGGCCGCTGCGCTCGGCGCGAACGGGGTGCCGTTCTTCGTGCTGGACCGGAAGTACGGGGTGTCCGGGGCGCAGCCCGCGGAGGTCTTCGAGAAGGCGCTCACGCAGGCGTGGGGGGAGCGGCCCGCGCCGCTGAAGGTCGTGGCGGCGGACGGCGCGGAGGCCTGCGGGCCGGACGGGTGCGCCGTGCCCCAGTAA
- a CDS encoding DUF1349 domain-containing protein: MDVDIPELPFPLRTYGPDGHWSYEDGVLTGWAGARQDRFVPPTDEGLDPKSDAPRLLGAPEGDFQLIARVTVGFAAGFDAGVLYVHVGERAWAKLCLENSPDVPTVCTVVTRGHSDDANSFTVEGSSVWLRVSRTGRAFAFHASRDGKRWTFVRLFTLAGERESGAALIGFMTQSPMGEGCVVTYDEIEFRPNWPKDLRNGS, from the coding sequence ATGGACGTCGACATTCCCGAACTCCCCTTCCCCCTTCGCACATATGGCCCCGACGGGCATTGGTCCTACGAGGACGGGGTGCTCACCGGGTGGGCCGGTGCCCGGCAGGACCGGTTCGTGCCGCCCACGGACGAGGGGCTGGACCCGAAGTCGGACGCGCCCCGGCTGCTGGGGGCACCGGAGGGGGACTTCCAGCTGATCGCCCGCGTCACCGTCGGCTTCGCCGCCGGGTTCGACGCGGGCGTGCTGTACGTGCACGTGGGCGAGCGGGCCTGGGCGAAGCTCTGCCTGGAGAACTCACCCGACGTGCCGACCGTGTGCACGGTGGTCACCCGGGGGCACTCGGACGACGCCAACTCCTTCACCGTCGAGGGCAGTTCGGTCTGGCTGCGGGTCAGCCGCACCGGCCGCGCCTTCGCCTTCCACGCCTCCCGCGACGGCAAGCGGTGGACCTTCGTCCGCCTCTTCACCCTCGCCGGCGAGCGGGAGAGCGGCGCCGCCCTGATCGGCTTCATGACGCAGTCGCCGATGGGCGAGGGCTGCGTCGTCACCTACGACGAGATCGAGTTCCGCCCGAACTGGCCGAAGGATCTGAGGAACGGCAGCTGA
- a CDS encoding maleylpyruvate isomerase family mycothiol-dependent enzyme has protein sequence MTNDHDGVRELLAAWAVGALPPGDRRRVTPHLAACTSCAAEAERLRDTVRLLDGSWDGHPRDALDGHPGDAVAGGADDILSSALRSRRPRAAELAHHAAPYAAAVAGLQALVPEVEGRWGTPVVHDWDAHATVAHLVAADEHLAVRLGIDTPLPVSRIPEGIPAGDAWARRTADVIAHEHGRTPAQTVATWAAQAAALLATPEAADPELAARPVTVMGLRLPVADHFVIRAFEAWIHTDDIGRALGLPVPPPPDEHLWSLVRLAVRILGLALHDAPPVLFEVTGPTGTSWILGDDSDPVHAELSLDPVDFCLLVGGRYAPEEVPRGVTGDEDAARNVLERAASLAWL, from the coding sequence ATGACCAACGACCACGACGGTGTACGGGAGCTGCTGGCCGCCTGGGCCGTCGGCGCGCTCCCACCCGGCGACCGGCGCAGAGTCACCCCGCACCTGGCAGCCTGCACGTCGTGCGCGGCCGAGGCGGAACGCCTCCGCGACACGGTCCGACTGCTGGACGGATCGTGGGACGGGCACCCGCGCGATGCGCTGGACGGGCACCCGGGCGATGCCGTGGCCGGGGGTGCCGACGACATCCTCTCGTCGGCCCTCCGCTCCCGCCGCCCCCGCGCCGCCGAGCTCGCCCACCACGCGGCGCCCTACGCCGCGGCCGTGGCCGGGCTCCAGGCGCTGGTACCGGAGGTGGAGGGCCGCTGGGGCACCCCGGTCGTGCACGACTGGGACGCGCACGCCACCGTCGCCCACCTCGTCGCCGCCGACGAACACCTCGCCGTACGGCTGGGCATCGACACACCGCTGCCCGTCTCGCGCATCCCGGAGGGGATCCCGGCCGGAGACGCCTGGGCCCGGCGCACCGCCGACGTCATCGCCCACGAGCACGGGCGCACACCGGCGCAGACGGTCGCCACGTGGGCCGCGCAGGCCGCCGCGCTGCTAGCCACCCCCGAGGCCGCCGACCCCGAACTCGCCGCCCGCCCCGTCACGGTGATGGGCCTGCGCCTGCCGGTCGCCGACCACTTCGTGATCCGCGCCTTCGAGGCCTGGATCCACACGGACGACATCGGCCGGGCGCTCGGCCTGCCCGTGCCGCCGCCCCCCGACGAACACCTGTGGTCGCTGGTCAGGCTGGCCGTCCGCATCCTCGGCCTGGCCCTCCACGACGCGCCCCCCGTCCTCTTCGAGGTCACCGGCCCCACCGGCACCAGCTGGATCCTCGGCGACGACAGCGACCCCGTGCACGCCGAACTCAGCCTGGACCCCGTCGACTTCTGCCTCCTGGTCGGCGGCCGTTACGCCCCGGAGGAGGTACCGAGGGGCGTCACGGGCGACGAGGACGCGGCCCGG